From the genome of Bacteroides sp. MSB163, one region includes:
- the araA gene encoding L-arabinose isomerase: MNAFDQYEVWFVTGAQLLYGGDAVIAVDAHSNEMVAGLNASGKLPVKVVYKGTVNSSKEVTEAFKAANNDEKCIGVITWMHTFSPAKMWIHGLQELKKPLLHFHTQFNKEIPWDTMDMDFMNLNQSAHGDREFGHIVTRMRKNRKVVVGHWQDEKAQGQIATWMRVCAGWADAQDMLIIRFGDQMNNVAVTDGDKVSAEQVLGYHVDYCPVNDLMKYYNAVEDKDVQAMVDTYFKEYDHAPELEKTGTEAYTKVWNSAKAEIALRRILKDTGAKAFTTNFNDLGDFDQIPGLASQRLMEEGYGFGAEGDWKTAALYRTTWFMSQGMPKGCSFLEDYTLHFDGEKSAILQAHMLEVCPLIAEAKPKLEVHRLAIGIDSETARLVFTSKQGEGVAATIVDLGNRFRLIVNKVECIKSKPLPKLPVASALWIPMPNLEVGAAAWILAGGTHHTSFSYDLTVEYWEDYAEMAGIEMVVIDENTTISEFKKELRMNEVYYMLNKALC; encoded by the coding sequence ATGAACGCATTTGATCAATATGAAGTATGGTTCGTAACCGGAGCACAGCTCCTGTACGGAGGTGACGCAGTTATCGCAGTAGACGCACACAGTAATGAAATGGTAGCCGGATTGAACGCCAGCGGCAAATTGCCGGTAAAGGTGGTTTATAAAGGTACGGTAAACTCTTCTAAAGAAGTAACTGAAGCTTTCAAAGCTGCTAACAATGATGAGAAATGTATCGGTGTTATCACCTGGATGCACACTTTCTCTCCTGCCAAGATGTGGATTCACGGTTTGCAGGAACTGAAGAAGCCGTTGCTGCACTTCCATACTCAGTTCAACAAAGAAATTCCTTGGGATACCATGGATATGGACTTCATGAACTTGAACCAGTCAGCTCACGGTGACCGTGAATTCGGCCACATTGTAACCCGTATGCGTAAAAACCGTAAGGTAGTGGTAGGCCATTGGCAAGATGAAAAAGCACAAGGCCAGATTGCAACATGGATGCGTGTTTGCGCCGGATGGGCTGACGCTCAGGATATGCTGATTATCCGCTTCGGTGACCAGATGAACAACGTTGCTGTTACTGATGGTGACAAGGTATCCGCTGAACAAGTTTTGGGTTACCACGTAGACTACTGTCCGGTAAACGATCTGATGAAGTACTACAATGCAGTGGAAGACAAAGATGTACAGGCAATGGTAGATACTTACTTCAAAGAATACGACCATGCTCCTGAACTGGAAAAGACCGGAACTGAAGCTTATACCAAAGTTTGGAACTCTGCAAAAGCAGAAATCGCTCTCCGTCGTATCCTGAAAGACACAGGTGCAAAAGCATTTACTACCAACTTCAACGACCTTGGTGACTTTGATCAGATTCCGGGATTGGCTTCTCAACGTCTGATGGAAGAAGGGTATGGTTTCGGTGCGGAAGGTGACTGGAAAACTGCCGCTTTGTATCGTACCACTTGGTTTATGAGCCAAGGTATGCCGAAAGGCTGCTCCTTCCTGGAAGATTACACACTGCACTTCGACGGTGAAAAGAGCGCTATCCTCCAGGCACACATGCTGGAAGTTTGTCCGCTGATTGCTGAAGCAAAACCGAAACTGGAAGTACACCGTCTTGCCATTGGTATCGATAGCGAAACTGCACGTCTTGTATTCACCAGCAAACAAGGTGAAGGCGTAGCCGCTACTATCGTTGACCTGGGTAACCGTTTCCGCCTCATCGTGAATAAAGTAGAATGTATCAAGAGCAAACCGCTGCCCAAACTTCCTGTTGCCAGCGCATTGTGGATTCCGATGCCGAACCTCGAAGTAGGTGCTGCTGCATGGATTCTGGCAGGCGGTACTCACCACACCAGTTTCTCTTATGATCTGACCGTAGAATATTGGGAAGATTATGCAGAAATGGCAGGTATCGAAATGGTAGTTATCGATGAAAATACAACTATCAGCGAGTTCAAGAAAGAACTGCGCATGAATGAAGTATATTACATGTTGAACAAAGCGCTTTGTTAA
- a CDS encoding RagB/SusD family nutrient uptake outer membrane protein, producing the protein MKKIFKYMAAALLAVNFTSCSDFLDKEVDLTLDAEQVFQKFENTRGYLANIYTYLPDAFVGYTDGQFRGASRDCMTDNALSFWSVHYYHSVLTDAYSATKHSFAEDFWPKNFKGIRAANNFLKYARESVVKNTEMEGDDNRLYDRYMAEARLLRAIFHFDQASWFGDIPIVGEDENGEPIIFEYTNPEQMNMARTNCADALKWIADECDKIKDVLPFRYAQEELNWGRVNGAAAYALKARALLYRASPLHNPNNDASLWREAATAATDFITKNRTQSNPYRLYTTADNDTDKNYYECFVSTPHLNNEYILSRSEWQTREIELFLAPCGFSGSVNSTGRTNPTQNLVDSYETKNGLPIDKDPSYDPQNPYANRDPRLEQTILHHGSIWGDAKQDEEREVDVTYGSGKDYHELHGGTLTGYYTKKFLNNMSFKSPTTYTHACPIFRYAEVLLNAAEAINEAEGPDNAYQYVNEVRARVGMPPYSGMSQSQLRERIRNERRIELCFEDHRFFDERRWKLFESKSAASEKNLPYYQQVYNLYGVAVTPGQSTVFNYGPAEMHQSRAFNSPKNYYFPIPDAEIKRLPNLGQNPGWEMQ; encoded by the coding sequence ATGAAAAAGATATTCAAATATATGGCAGCCGCACTGCTGGCTGTAAATTTCACCTCTTGCAGCGACTTCTTAGACAAAGAGGTAGACTTGACCCTGGATGCGGAACAGGTGTTCCAGAAATTTGAGAATACCCGCGGCTATCTGGCAAATATATATACCTACCTACCGGATGCGTTCGTAGGTTATACAGATGGCCAGTTCCGTGGTGCATCACGCGATTGTATGACGGATAATGCACTCTCTTTCTGGAGTGTACATTACTATCACAGTGTATTGACAGACGCTTATTCCGCAACCAAACATTCGTTTGCAGAAGATTTCTGGCCAAAGAACTTCAAAGGCATCCGTGCCGCCAACAACTTTCTGAAGTATGCCCGCGAAAGCGTTGTGAAGAATACTGAAATGGAGGGTGACGACAACCGTTTGTACGACCGTTACATGGCTGAAGCCCGACTGCTCCGTGCCATCTTCCACTTCGACCAGGCCAGTTGGTTCGGCGATATCCCCATCGTAGGTGAAGATGAGAACGGCGAGCCCATCATTTTCGAATACACCAATCCGGAACAAATGAACATGGCACGCACCAATTGCGCCGATGCACTGAAATGGATTGCTGACGAATGTGATAAGATAAAAGACGTGTTGCCTTTCCGGTATGCACAGGAAGAGCTGAACTGGGGACGTGTGAACGGTGCTGCAGCGTATGCATTGAAAGCAAGAGCATTGTTGTACAGAGCATCACCTTTGCACAATCCTAACAATGACGCTTCCCTATGGAGGGAAGCTGCAACGGCTGCAACAGACTTCATCACGAAAAACAGAACCCAGAGCAATCCGTACAGACTGTATACTACGGCAGATAATGATACGGACAAGAACTATTATGAATGTTTCGTTTCCACGCCTCACCTGAACAACGAGTATATCTTGAGTCGTTCAGAATGGCAAACCCGTGAAATTGAACTGTTCCTGGCTCCCTGCGGATTCAGTGGTAGTGTAAACTCAACCGGACGTACCAATCCGACACAGAACCTGGTGGATAGCTATGAAACTAAAAATGGTCTTCCTATAGATAAAGATCCGTCTTACGATCCGCAGAATCCGTACGCCAACCGTGACCCACGTTTGGAGCAAACCATTCTGCACCACGGTTCTATCTGGGGAGATGCAAAACAAGATGAAGAACGTGAAGTAGATGTTACTTATGGTTCCGGCAAAGATTATCATGAACTGCACGGTGGAACACTCACCGGATACTATACTAAGAAGTTCCTGAATAATATGTCGTTCAAGAGTCCGACTACTTATACACACGCCTGTCCTATCTTCCGCTATGCCGAAGTATTGCTGAATGCTGCCGAAGCCATCAACGAAGCTGAAGGTCCAGACAATGCTTATCAATATGTGAACGAAGTGCGTGCCCGTGTAGGCATGCCACCCTACAGTGGAATGAGCCAGTCGCAGCTTCGCGAACGTATCCGCAACGAACGCCGCATCGAACTTTGCTTCGAGGACCATCGTTTCTTCGACGAGCGCCGCTGGAAGTTATTCGAAAGCAAAAGTGCCGCCAGCGAAAAGAATCTGCCCTACTACCAGCAGGTTTACAACCTTTACGGTGTAGCTGTAACTCCGGGGCAAAGTACGGTGTTCAATTACGGTCCGGCGGAAATGCACCAATCACGTGCATTCAACAGTCCGAAGAACTACTACTTCCCCATACCGGATGCCGAAATCAAGAGATTGCCTAACTTAGGACAAAATCCCGGCTGGGAAATGCAATAA
- a CDS encoding arabinan endo-1,5-alpha-L-arabinosidase, with protein sequence MKFFKWTLLLFSYSVLSGACSSESNEPDIDETTISISAPSVSNVTEDRATIIATITTNTPSAILKKGICYDTQSNPTISNRTVEMSSAGLSLNLTITELEPETKYYAKAFATVANGSPVYSTEISFTTAARSITSELDKYIAPSYPDDYTSIADWSNRSQWNLANVHDPSIVLAEDGYYYMYQTDASYGNAHEYGGHFHCRRSKDLVNWEYMGGTMNSLPGWVIPKLNEIRKAMGLNEVQPAINTFGYWAPCVRKVRNGLYRMYYSIVCPGLLNGENTWGERAFIGMMENTDPANNGGWEDKGYVITNASDKELNFNVKPDDWTNCYYKWNAIDPSYIIDKDGKHYLVYGSWHSGIAALEVDAATGKPLNTLPKPWGTEEDIAPYGQLLVTRQIGNRWQASEGPEIIYNPNTGYYYLFMAYDALDVPYNTRVCRSQSILGPYLGIDGTDLTRFGGEMLPIVTHPYKFSNSNGWVGIAHCAIFDDGNGNWYYASQGRLPKDIPGINASNAVMMGHVRSIKWTSTGWPVVMPERYGAVPQLPITEDELTGSWEHIDLSYSYGKQKTSNTMTLSADHKVTDGSWKGATWNYDTDNQRITFSNGVEVCLQREADWEVSPRTHTIVYAGYTNSKTYWGKKKK encoded by the coding sequence ATGAAGTTCTTCAAGTGGACCCTATTACTCTTCAGTTATTCAGTTTTATCAGGAGCGTGCAGCAGCGAAAGCAATGAGCCTGACATAGACGAGACAACTATTTCCATTTCGGCACCATCTGTGTCAAATGTTACGGAAGATAGAGCAACTATAATTGCGACTATCACAACAAATACCCCATCCGCTATCTTAAAGAAAGGTATTTGTTATGATACCCAGTCTAATCCGACCATTTCCAACCGGACTGTTGAAATGAGCAGCGCAGGTCTGTCACTCAACCTGACCATAACGGAACTTGAGCCTGAAACTAAATACTATGCCAAGGCTTTTGCTACTGTAGCCAATGGAAGTCCTGTCTATTCAACAGAAATTTCATTCACAACAGCAGCCCGCAGCATTACTTCCGAATTGGACAAATACATAGCTCCTTCCTATCCTGATGATTATACCAGCATTGCAGACTGGAGCAACAGAAGCCAATGGAATTTAGCCAATGTACATGACCCCAGTATAGTACTAGCTGAAGACGGTTATTATTATATGTATCAGACGGATGCCTCGTATGGCAATGCGCATGAATACGGCGGACATTTTCACTGCCGTCGATCCAAAGACCTCGTGAATTGGGAATACATGGGAGGTACCATGAACTCACTACCCGGCTGGGTGATTCCTAAATTGAACGAAATACGCAAAGCCATGGGGTTGAATGAAGTTCAGCCTGCCATAAATACCTTTGGTTATTGGGCACCTTGTGTCCGGAAAGTCAGAAACGGGCTTTACCGCATGTACTATTCCATCGTATGCCCGGGCTTGCTCAACGGTGAGAACACTTGGGGCGAACGTGCCTTTATCGGCATGATGGAAAACACCGACCCTGCCAATAATGGAGGTTGGGAAGACAAAGGATACGTCATCACAAATGCCTCTGATAAAGAATTAAATTTCAACGTCAAGCCCGATGACTGGACAAATTGCTATTATAAATGGAATGCAATCGACCCCAGTTATATTATCGACAAAGATGGCAAGCACTATCTGGTTTACGGCTCATGGCATAGCGGCATAGCGGCGCTGGAAGTAGATGCAGCCACCGGAAAGCCACTGAATACATTGCCCAAGCCTTGGGGAACGGAAGAAGATATAGCTCCTTACGGGCAACTACTCGTCACCCGCCAAATTGGGAATCGCTGGCAGGCATCCGAAGGACCGGAAATCATTTATAATCCAAACACTGGATATTATTACCTGTTCATGGCTTATGATGCATTGGATGTACCTTATAACACACGCGTGTGTCGTTCTCAAAGCATTTTGGGGCCTTACTTAGGCATTGACGGAACAGATCTCACCAGATTCGGCGGCGAAATGCTCCCCATCGTTACACACCCCTACAAGTTCAGCAACAGCAACGGATGGGTAGGTATCGCTCACTGTGCTATTTTTGACGATGGAAATGGGAATTGGTATTATGCCTCGCAAGGACGTCTGCCCAAAGATATACCGGGTATCAATGCGAGCAATGCCGTGATGATGGGGCATGTACGTTCCATCAAATGGACCAGTACGGGATGGCCGGTAGTAATGCCGGAACGTTATGGCGCCGTGCCCCAACTGCCTATAACAGAAGATGAACTGACAGGGAGTTGGGAACATATAGACCTCTCCTATTCTTACGGAAAGCAGAAAACATCCAATACAATGACACTTTCTGCCGATCATAAAGTAACCGATGGTTCTTGGAAAGGTGCAACATGGAACTATGATACAGACAATCAGCGTATCACATTCAGCAATGGAGTGGAGGTATGCCTGCAAAGAGAAGCAGATTGGGAAGTCAGCCCAAGAACTCATACGATTGTCTATGCAGGATATACCAACAGCAAGACATATTGGGGTAAAAAGAAAAAATGA
- a CDS encoding NUDIX hydrolase, protein MSNYYSSNPTFYVGIDCIIFGFNEGELSLLLLKRNFQPAMGEWSLMGGFVQQGESVDNAAKRVLAELTGLENVYMEQVGSFGEVERDPGERVISVAYYALININEYDRELVHQHNAYWVNINELPPLIFDHPQMVKQARELMQQKASTEPIGFNLLPKLFTLSQLQSLYEAIYGEQIDKRNFRKRIAEMDYIEKTDKIDKTGSKRGAALYKFNEKAYRKAPNFKL, encoded by the coding sequence ATGAGTAATTACTATAGTTCAAATCCAACCTTTTACGTTGGTATCGACTGCATCATCTTCGGTTTCAACGAAGGAGAACTGAGCCTGTTATTGCTGAAACGAAATTTTCAGCCGGCAATGGGTGAATGGTCTCTGATGGGTGGATTCGTGCAACAAGGTGAAAGTGTGGATAATGCTGCCAAACGTGTACTGGCGGAACTCACCGGTTTGGAAAATGTATATATGGAGCAAGTAGGGTCGTTCGGCGAAGTGGAACGTGATCCGGGAGAACGGGTTATCTCTGTTGCTTACTATGCATTGATCAACATCAACGAGTACGACCGCGAACTGGTGCACCAGCATAATGCCTACTGGGTAAACATCAATGAATTACCGCCTTTGATCTTCGACCATCCGCAAATGGTGAAACAAGCACGGGAATTGATGCAACAGAAAGCATCCACAGAGCCCATCGGCTTCAACCTGTTACCGAAGTTATTCACGCTGTCTCAACTGCAAAGCCTCTACGAAGCTATTTACGGTGAACAGATAGACAAGCGTAACTTCCGTAAACGGATAGCCGAAATGGACTACATTGAAAAAACAGATAAGATTGATAAAACAGGTTCCAAACGCGGAGCTGCCTTATACAAATTCAATGAGAAGGCATACCGCAAGGCACCGAATTTTAAATTATAA
- a CDS encoding L-ribulose-5-phosphate 4-epimerase: MLEELKEKVFHANLELVKHGLVIFTWGNVSAIDRETGLVVIKPSGVSYDDMKAEDMVVVDLDGKVVEGRLKPSSDTPTHVVLYKAFPEIGGVVHTHSTYATAWAQAGCDIPNIGTTHADYFHDAIPCTADMTKEEVEGAYEMETGNVIVKRFEGLNPVHTPGVLVKNHGPFSWGKDAHDAVHNAVVMEQVAKMASIAYAVNPKLTMNPLLVEKHFNRKHGPNAYYGQ; this comes from the coding sequence ATGCTGGAAGAACTGAAAGAAAAGGTATTCCATGCCAACCTTGAACTGGTGAAGCATGGACTGGTTATCTTCACCTGGGGAAATGTATCGGCTATCGACCGTGAAACGGGGCTGGTAGTCATCAAACCCAGTGGTGTAAGTTATGACGATATGAAGGCGGAAGACATGGTGGTGGTTGACCTCGATGGCAAGGTAGTGGAAGGGCGATTGAAACCGTCTTCAGACACTCCGACCCACGTGGTACTCTACAAGGCTTTCCCTGAAATCGGCGGTGTGGTACACACCCACTCTACTTACGCTACTGCCTGGGCGCAAGCCGGATGTGACATTCCGAATATCGGAACGACACACGCAGATTACTTCCACGATGCCATACCTTGCACGGCAGATATGACAAAGGAAGAAGTGGAAGGAGCGTATGAAATGGAAACCGGAAATGTAATCGTGAAGCGCTTTGAAGGGCTAAACCCTGTACACACACCGGGAGTACTGGTAAAGAATCACGGTCCCTTCTCTTGGGGAAAAGATGCGCACGATGCTGTACACAACGCAGTGGTAATGGAACAAGTGGCTAAGATGGCAAGCATTGCTTATGCCGTCAATCCGAAACTGACCATGAATCCGCTGTTGGTAGAAAAGCATTTCAACCGCAAGCATGGGCCTAACGCTTACTATGGACAGTAA
- a CDS encoding sodium:solute symporter: MEALDWIVIGVFALALIGIIVWVVRQKQNDSADYFLGGRDATWIAIGASIFASNIGSEHLIGLAGAGASSGMAMAHWEIQGWMILILGWVFVPFYSRSMVYTMPEFLERRYNPQSRTILSVISLISYVLTKVAVTVYAGGLVFQQVFGIKELWGIDFFWIAAIGLVLITALYTIFGGMKSVLYTSVLQTPILLLGSLIILVLGFKELGGWDEMMRICGAVTVNDQGNTMTELIRSNSDPNFPWLGALIGSAIIGFWYWCTDQFIVQRVLSGKNQKEARRGTIFGAYLKLLPVFLFLIPGMIAFALHQKYLGAGGEGFLPMLDNGVANADAAFPTLVAKLLPAGVKGLVVCGILAALMSSLASLFNSSAMLFTIDFYKRFRPKTSEKKLVGIGQAATVVIVILGILWIPIMRSVGDVLYTYLQDVQSVLAPGIAAAFLLGICWKRTSAQGGMWGLIAGMVIGLTRLGAKVYYSNAGDVAGGTFKYLFYDMNWLFFCGWMFLFCIIVVILVSLATKAPSAEKIQGLVFGTSTPEQLAETRVSWNHWDIIHTVIILGITAAFYIYFW, encoded by the coding sequence GTGGAAGCATTAGATTGGATTGTAATTGGAGTCTTCGCTTTGGCTCTGATAGGTATTATTGTTTGGGTTGTCAGACAAAAACAGAACGACTCAGCAGATTATTTCTTGGGTGGACGTGATGCTACATGGATTGCGATTGGTGCATCTATTTTTGCATCAAATATCGGTTCGGAACACCTGATTGGTTTGGCAGGCGCAGGAGCTTCCAGTGGTATGGCTATGGCACACTGGGAGATTCAGGGATGGATGATTCTTATTTTGGGATGGGTATTCGTGCCTTTCTATTCAAGAAGTATGGTATATACGATGCCTGAATTCCTGGAACGTCGTTATAATCCGCAATCACGTACCATATTGTCTGTTATCTCTTTAATCAGTTACGTATTGACTAAGGTAGCAGTTACGGTATATGCCGGTGGTTTGGTTTTCCAACAAGTATTCGGAATTAAAGAACTTTGGGGAATTGATTTCTTCTGGATTGCAGCAATCGGTCTGGTTTTGATAACTGCGTTATATACAATCTTTGGTGGTATGAAGTCTGTACTTTATACTTCTGTATTGCAAACACCTATTTTGTTATTGGGCTCACTGATTATTCTCGTTCTTGGTTTCAAAGAATTAGGTGGATGGGACGAAATGATGAGAATTTGTGGTGCAGTTACCGTAAACGATCAAGGAAATACTATGACGGAATTAATCCGCAGCAATAGTGACCCTAACTTCCCCTGGCTGGGAGCATTGATAGGATCAGCTATCATCGGTTTCTGGTACTGGTGTACCGACCAATTCATCGTGCAACGTGTTCTTTCAGGTAAGAACCAGAAAGAAGCACGTCGCGGTACTATCTTCGGTGCCTATCTGAAACTGTTACCCGTATTCTTATTCCTGATTCCGGGTATGATTGCTTTTGCATTGCATCAGAAGTATCTGGGTGCCGGTGGTGAAGGTTTCTTGCCGATGCTGGACAACGGTGTGGCAAATGCCGATGCAGCTTTCCCGACATTGGTAGCAAAACTATTGCCGGCAGGTGTTAAAGGTCTGGTAGTTTGCGGTATCCTGGCAGCTTTGATGAGCTCACTGGCGTCTCTTTTCAACTCCTCAGCTATGTTGTTTACAATTGACTTCTACAAACGCTTCAGGCCCAAAACATCTGAAAAGAAATTGGTGGGTATCGGGCAAGCAGCAACTGTTGTAATTGTGATTCTGGGTATTTTATGGATACCTATCATGCGTAGCGTAGGTGATGTACTTTATACTTACCTGCAAGACGTACAGTCTGTATTGGCACCGGGTATCGCCGCAGCCTTCCTGTTGGGTATCTGCTGGAAGCGTACTTCTGCACAAGGTGGTATGTGGGGATTGATTGCCGGTATGGTTATTGGTCTGACTCGTTTGGGAGCCAAAGTATATTATAGTAACGCAGGCGACGTGGCAGGCGGTACATTCAAATATCTGTTCTATGATATGAACTGGTTGTTCTTCTGTGGATGGATGTTCTTATTCTGTATCATCGTAGTTATCTTGGTCAGCCTGGCTACGAAAGCGCCAAGTGCGGAGAAAATACAAGGCTTGGTATTTGGTACTTCAACTCCAGAACAATTAGCGGAAACGCGCGTCAGTTGGAACCATTGGGATATTATCCATACGGTTATTATCCTGGGTATCACTGCCGCTTTCTATATCTATTTCTGGTAA
- a CDS encoding aldose epimerase family protein, producing the protein MKNSFLLAGIAALMLSACNNKPAQKLTLSGLNPVNFQTEVNNAKTDLYTLKNKSGMEVCITNFGGRIVSIMVPDKNGNMQDVVLGFDSIADYVNIPSDFGASIGRYANRINQGRIVLDGDTIQLPQNNFGHCLHGGPKGWQYQVYEANPIDDTTLELTRISPDGDEKFPGNVTAKVLFKLTDDNAIDIKYSATTDKKTVINMTNHSYFNLSGNPANAATDHILYVNADNYTPVDSTFMTTGEIVTVKDTPMDFTTPKTVGQDITNFDFAQLKNGNGYDHNWVLNTKGDLSQVAAKMTSPVSGITLEVYTNEPGIQVYTGNFLDGTVTGKKGITYNQRASVCLETQHYPDSPNKPEWPSVVLEPGQTYNSECIFKFSVEK; encoded by the coding sequence ATGAAAAACAGTTTTCTACTTGCAGGAATTGCCGCACTGATGTTATCTGCGTGCAATAACAAGCCAGCTCAGAAGTTGACTTTGTCCGGTCTGAATCCGGTGAATTTTCAAACAGAAGTGAACAATGCCAAAACAGACCTTTACACCTTGAAGAACAAGTCGGGCATGGAAGTATGCATCACTAACTTCGGAGGACGTATCGTTTCTATTATGGTTCCCGATAAAAACGGGAATATGCAGGACGTTGTTCTAGGCTTTGACAGCATTGCCGACTATGTCAACATTCCGAGTGACTTCGGTGCTTCTATCGGCCGCTATGCAAACCGCATCAACCAGGGAAGAATCGTACTGGACGGAGACACTATCCAATTACCGCAAAACAACTTCGGGCATTGCTTGCATGGTGGTCCCAAAGGCTGGCAATATCAGGTATATGAAGCCAATCCGATTGACGACACTACCTTGGAACTGACTCGTATTTCACCGGACGGAGATGAAAAATTCCCAGGCAACGTAACAGCTAAAGTTCTTTTCAAACTGACTGATGACAACGCTATAGATATAAAGTATAGTGCTACCACAGATAAGAAAACGGTTATCAACATGACCAACCACTCCTACTTCAACTTATCCGGTAATCCTGCAAATGCTGCAACAGATCATATCTTATATGTAAATGCAGACAATTACACTCCAGTAGACAGCACATTTATGACTACAGGAGAAATTGTAACCGTGAAAGATACTCCGATGGACTTCACTACTCCCAAGACTGTAGGACAAGACATCACAAACTTCGATTTCGCACAGTTGAAGAATGGAAACGGTTATGACCACAATTGGGTGCTGAACACAAAGGGCGACCTCTCTCAGGTAGCTGCAAAAATGACATCACCGGTAAGTGGTATTACACTGGAAGTTTACACCAACGAACCGGGTATACAGGTTTATACAGGCAATTTCCTGGATGGAACCGTAACCGGCAAAAAAGGTATCACTTATAATCAACGTGCTTCCGTTTGCCTGGAAACACAGCACTATCCCGACAGTCCCAATAAGCCCGAATGGCCGAGCGTTGTACTGGAGCCGGGACAAACTTACAACAGCGAATGTATTTTTAAATTCTCAGTAGAGAAATAA